A stretch of the Aegilops tauschii subsp. strangulata cultivar AL8/78 chromosome 4, Aet v6.0, whole genome shotgun sequence genome encodes the following:
- the LOC109747588 gene encoding threonine dehydratase 1 biosynthetic, chloroplastic, producing the protein MGPTSSAKRTAEAPTKSGTLAPPHTPTARSPPAPPTHVRLPIPGHITISRDPVTRSSETTFPHSLPPPARRAEEKMAAAATSSSPSPSTFLPASRSGARRPPSRVAAAATTAAASSPEAAAPLKADLAPLAPAPLMRVVPESLQGASGSLVGVPGRGAEEGGLDGPGAMEYLTAVLASKVYDVAVETPLERAGKLSDRLGVNLHIKREDLQPVFSFKLRGAYNMMAKLSREQLNNGVICSSAGNHAQGVALSARKLGCDAVIVMPVTTPEIKWRSVERLGATVVLKGDSYDEAQSYAKLRCEQEGRTFIPPFDHPDIIAGQGTVGMEIVRQLQGPLHAIFVPVGGGGLIAGIAAYVKRVRPEVKIIGVEPSDANAMALSLCHGQRVVLEHVGGFADGVAVKVVGEETFRLCQELIDGIVLVSRDAICASIKDMFEENRNILEPAGALALAGAEAYCKYYGLKGETVVAISSGANMNFDRLRLVTELADVGRKREAVLATFLPEEQGSFKKFAELVGRMNITEFKYRYDSNGKEALVLYSVGIYTDHELKAMVERMESSELKTVNLTDNDLAKDHLRYFIGGRSEVKDELVYRFIFPERPGALMNFLDTLSPRWNISLFHYRAQGETGANVLVGIQVPPEDVDEFRSRADNLGYEYMSEMNNEIYHLLLRSPNKV; encoded by the exons ATGGGTCCAACGTCAAGCGCGAAAAGGACGGCAGAAGCGCCAACAAAAAGCGGCACCCTTGCACCCCCACATACGCCGACGGCACGATCTCCCCCGGCCCCACCCACGCACGTCCGCCTGCCCATCCCAGGCCACATCACCATATCCCGCGACCCCGTGACGCGCTCCTCCGAAACCACCTTCCCCCATTCCCTCCCTCCACCCGCGCGCCGCGCCGAGGAAAAAATGgcggccgccgccacctcctcctccccgtcCCCGTCCACCTTCCTCCCCGCGTCCCGCAGCGGCGCCCGCCGGCCGCCCTCGCGGGTGGCCGCCGccgcgacgacggcggcggcgtcgtccccGGAGGCCGCGGCGCCCCTCAAGGCGGACCTGGCGCCCCTGGCGCCCGCGCCGCTGATGCGGGTGGTGCCCGAGTCGCTGCAGGGCGCCAGCGGGTCGCTCGTGGGCGTGCCGGGCcgcggggcggaggagggcggCCTCGACGGGCCCGGCGCCATGGAGTACCTCACGGCCGTGCTCGCCTCCAAGGTCTACGACGTGGCCGTCGAGACCCCGCTCGAGCGCGCCGGCAAGCTCTCCGACCGCCTCGGGGTCAACCTCCACATCAAGCGCGAGGACCTGCAGCCG GTATTTTCATTCAAGTTGAGAGGTGCATATAATATGATGGCAAAGCTCTCCCGAGAGCAGTTGAACAACGGCGTTATCTGCTCCTCTGCTGGAAACCATGCTCAAGGAGTTGCTCTTTCTGCCCGGAAACTGGGTTGTGATGCTGTTATTGTAATGCCTGTGACCACACCAGAAATCAAG TGGCGATCAGTGGAGAGATTGGGTGCGACAGTCGTTCTGAAGGGGGACTCATATGACGAAGCTCAGTCATATGCAAAATTACGGTGTGAGCAGGAAGGCCGCACATTCATACCTCCTTTTGACCATCCCGACATTATCGCTGGACAAGGAACTGTTGGCATGGAAATTGTTCGCCAATTGCAAGGTCCATTACATGCAATATTTGTACCTGTGGGAGGTGGTGGATTAATTGCTGGCATTGCTGCCTATGTGAAACGAGTCCGCCCTGAG GTGAAAATAATTGGAGTAGAGCCCTCAGATGCAAATGCCATGGCATTGTCCTTGTGTCATGGCCAGAGGGTCGTCTTAGAACATGTTGGAGGGTTTGCTGATGGTGTAGCTGTCAAAGTTGTAGGGGAGGAGACATTTCGATTGTGTCAAGAACTTATAGATGGCATTGTCCTGGTCAGCCGAGATGCTATTTGTGCTTCAATAAAG GATATGTTTGAGGAGAACAGGAATATCCTTGAACCTGCTGGGGCCCTTGCCTTGGCAGGGGCTGAAGCTTACTGCAAATACTACGGTTTGAAAGGGGAAACTGTGGTTGCAATAAGTAGTGGTGCGAATATGAACTTTGATAGACTCAGATTAGTAACTGAGCTTGCTGATGTTGGTCGAAAACGAGAGGCAGTATTAGCTACATTTTTGCCAGAGGAGCAGGGAAGCTTCAAAAAGTTTGCAGAACTG GTTGGCCGGATGAATATTACTGAATTCAAATACAGATATGATTCTAACGGAAAAGAAGCCCTTGTTCTTTACAG TGTTGGCATCTATACTGACCATGAGCTTAAAGCAATGGTGGAACGCATGGAATCATCAGAGCTTAAGACTGTGAACCTTACTGACAATGATCTCGCAAAAGACCACCTAAGATACTTT ATTGGAGGCAGGTCAGAAGTAAAAGACGAACTTGTTTACCGGTTTATTTTCCCAGAAAGGCCAGGTGCTCTTATGAATTTTTTGGATACGCTGAGCCCCCGATGGAACATCAGCCTTTTCCATTACCGTGCACAG GGCGAAACCGGAGCAAACGTGTTAGTTGGCATACAAGTGCCACCAGAGGATGTTGATGAATTCAGGAGTCGTGCCGACAATCTTGGGTACGAATACATGTCTGAGATGAACAACGAGATCTATCATCTCCTTTTGCGCAGCCCCAATAAGGTCTGA